A single Vigna radiata var. radiata cultivar VC1973A chromosome 8, Vradiata_ver6, whole genome shotgun sequence DNA region contains:
- the LOC106771934 gene encoding ultraviolet-B receptor UVR8 isoform X4, producing MGENEAAEEAKVVVEEEECAEKMVYMWGYLPGSSLEKSPILSPVPVPLTDPSLAGDSWKDVCGGGCGFAIAISEKGKLMTWGSSDDESQSYLTSGKHGEIPGPFQLPTEASVVKAAAGWAHCATVTDIGEVYAWGWKECVPSGKVITDFITMGSLQKDTTGKQSSLIAEQGSPQSSNTSSGSDSHHDKKSGDEVVKRRKISFTRQDSESQASGDEFFTVSPSLVTLGNEVKITSVAVGGRHTLALSDVGQVWGWGYGGEGQLGLGSRVKMVSSPHLVPCIESASGKDKSSTFHQASGAGAQGSNILGSFVMEIACGGRHSVVITNTGALLTFGWGLYGQCGQGNNADQLRPTLVPSFLGTRVKKIAAGLWHTLCVTITGQIYAFGGNQFGQLGTGSDQPEQPECLCV from the exons ATGGGCGAAAACGAAGCTGCGGAGGAAGCGAAGGTGGTGGTTGAGGAGGAAGAGTGCGCTGAGAAAATGGTGTACATGTGGGGATACCTTCCTGGATCCTCGCTGGAAAAATCTCCGATACTGTCTCCGGTGCCGGTTCCTCTCACCGATCCTTCACTTGCAGGAGATTCGTGGAAGGACGTTTGCGGTGGTGGTTGCGGATTCGCCATAGCCATTTCAG AGAAAGGGAAGCTCATGACGTGGGGTTCTTCGGATGATGAAAGCCAGAGCTACTTGACTTCGGGGAAGCATGGG GAGATTCCAGGGCCTTTTCAGCTTCCGACAGAGGCTTCAGTGGTGAAGGCTGCTGCCGGTTGGGCTCATTGTGCTACAGTCACTG ACATAGGTGAAGTGTACGCCTGGGGCTGGAAAGAATGTGTGCCTTCTGGGAAAGTCATTACTGATTTCATCACTATGGGAAGCCTTCAAAAAGATACCACTGGGAAACAAAGTTCATTAATAGCCGAGCAAG GAAGCCCTCAAAGCTCCAATACAAGCAGTGGATCAGATTCTCATCATGACAAGAAATCAGGAGATGAAGTTGTAAAGAGAAGGAAGATCTCCTTCACTAGACAGGACTCTGAGAGTCAAGCATCTGGCGATGAATTCTTTACTGTCTCTCCTTCTCTTGTGACCCTTGGCAATGAAGTGAAAATTACTTCTGTAGCAGTTGGTGGGAGGCATACCTTGGCACTGTCAG ATGTGGGACAGGTCTGGGGTTGGGGCTATGGAGGTGAAGGGCAGCTAGGATTGGGTTCTCGAGTAAAGATGGTGTCATCCCCTCATCTTGTACCTTGTATTGAATCTGCATCTGGGAAGGATAAATCATCGACTTTTCATCAAGCAAGTGGTGCTGGAGCTCAAGGGTCAAATATTCTTGGAAGCTTTGTGATGGAGATTGCTTGTGGAGGCCGGCATAGTGTTGTGATAACGA ATACTGGAGCCCTTCTTACTTTTGGCTGGGGTCTGTATGGTCAG TGTGGACAAGGGAATAATGCTGATCAGCTTAGACCAACTTTAGTTCCTTCATTTTTGGGAACCAGAGTCAAAAAAATTGCTGCTGGGCTTTGGCATACATTGTGTGTTACTATAACTGGTCAAATTTATGCATTTGGTGGGAATCAGTTTGGACAGTTGGGTACCGGTAGTGACCAGCCTGAG CAACCAGAGTGCTTGTGTGTCTAG
- the LOC106772212 gene encoding transcription factor EMB1444 isoform X1 — MEATSITSLLKGFCDHTRWKYAVFWKLNHHFPMNLTWENGYQKGNEVEESMWDEVNFKSPDELYSSRGESTDYSGDYSVRLLMIEMSHRKYNFGEGVVGKVALARDHCWVSCEDILTPKFDTDLITECPDEWLLQIACGIKTIVLVPVLPLGVLQFGSFEEVAEDLEFVTTVKGKLQSIDCMEANITPLNMGTDYQDWSDLMHNLMNSLDESSSVTKTIWKSEVSTSTASNSANGSTRLNPTMLSFIQDDCSVSRQNLLKSLKRENGNEIGSSSFDMSTVPRHISKMETKPNHMEAEMWSWSVFEEMSNGLDSLSVKNMTEKQFGGTESGYYDAKNINDFTFPSESELHKALGSVAYSVGEAYHTSCLITNKKESDHIKGFEFPEDLDPEYLLDAVVGNLCSAADDTSSISNSIRSFTTLPTEISGSIPKNYSEESYTLIVDNSDVKNDLVPAVSFKRKYEFSNHFTSSFDGNGSLLIDEVPQEKEDVHMLPINGPKLSSTNKKRTRVVNNQKARPRDRQLIMDRMKELRELVPDGGRCSIDNLLERTIKHMLYLRKITSQAEKLKRFANRTVGESKRQKMNGSHPGRSCAFDFESELAWPIVIEDLECTGHMLIEMICNEHGLFLEIAQVIRKLDVTILKGILENRSSDSWACFIVEVPRGFHRMDVLCPLLHLLQLRRNPISYKS, encoded by the exons ATGGAAGCCACTTCCATAACGTCGTTGTTGAAGGGCTTTTGTGATCACACACGATGGAAATATGCTGTTTTTTGGAAGCTTAACCACCATTTTCCTAT GAATTTGACCTGGGAAAATGGTTACCAGAAAGGAAATGAGGTTGAGGAAAGTATGTGGGATGAGGTCAATTTCAAATCCCCAGATGAGTTATATTCTTCAAGAGGTGAAAGTACTGATTATTCAGGAGATTATTCAGTTCGACTTCTCATGATTGAAATGTCCCATCGTAAATACAATTTTGGAGAAGG GGTTGTTGGTAAAGTAGCTCTTGCCAGGGATCATTGTTGGGTTTCCTGTGAGGATATTCTTACCCCTAAATTTGACACTGATTTAATCACAGAG TGTCCTGATGAGTGGCTTCTTCAAATTGCATGTGGCATCAAG ACTATTGTGCTTGTACCGGTTCTTCCACTAGGGGTTTTGCAGTTTGGTTCATTTGAAGAG GTTGCTGAAGACCTGGAATTCGTTACCACTGTGAAGGGTAAGCTCCAATCCATTGATTGCATGGAAGCAAATATTACCCCTTTGAACATGGGAACTGATTATCAAGATTGGTCGGACCTAATGCATAATTTGATGAATAGCTTGGACGAATCATCTTCTGTTACTAAAACTATATGGAAAAGTGAAGTTTCAACCAGTACTGCTTCTAACAGTGCAAATGGTTCAACAAGGCTGAACCCAACAATGCTATCATTTATTCAAGATGACTGTTCTGTGTCAAGACAAAATCTACTAAAATCtctgaaaagagaaaatggCAATGAGATAGGTTCCTCTTCATTTGATATGTCAACTGTTCCTAGACATATTAGTAAGATGGAGACAAAACCAAATCACATGGAAGCAGAGATGTGGTCCTGGTCGGTTTTTGAAGAGATGTCAAACGGATTAGACTCTTTGTCTGTTAAAAATATGACAGAGAAACAGTTTGGTGGCACTGAAAGTGGTTATTATGATGCTAAGAATATCAATGACTTCACTTTTCCCTCAGAGTCAGAATTGCACAAAGCACTTGGATCAGTTGCATACTCTGTTGGTGAAGCATACCATACCTCATGTCTGATAACCAATAAAAAAGAGAGTGATCATATTAAAGGTTTTGAGTTTCCCGAAGATCTTGATCCTGAATATCTTTTAGATGCTGTTGTTGGCAATTTATGTAGTGCTGCAGATGATACTTCTAGTATTTCAAACAGTATCAGATCTTTTACAACTTTGCCAACAGAGATTAGCGGTTCCATTCCAAAAAATTATTCAGAAGAAAGCTACACTTTGATTGTGGATAATTCAGATGTGAAGAATGATCTTGTGCCTGCAGTTTCCTTcaagagaaaatatgaattttcCAACCATTTTACATCATCTTTTGATGGAAATGGAAGCTTATTGATTGACGAGGTGCCACAGGAAAAGGAAGATGTTCATATGCTTCCAATCAATGGACCAAAGCTCTCTAGCAcaaacaagaaaagaacaagagtTGTTAACAACCAAAAGGCAAGGCCAAGAGATAGACAGCTTATCATGGACAGAATGAAGGAGTTGAGAGAACTCGTCCCAGATGGTGGAAGG TGTAGCATTGACAACCTCTTGGAACGGACCATAAAGCACATGCTCTACTTGAGAAAGATAACAAGTCAGGCCGAGAAACTGAAACGATTTGCCAATAGGACG GTTGGTGAGAGCAAAAGACAGAAAATGAACGGTAGCCACCCAGGAAGGAGCTGTGCATTTGACTTTGAAAGTGAACTAGCATGGCCTATAGTCATAGAAGATCTGGAATGCACAGGGCATATGCTCATTGAG ATGATATGCAATGAGCATGGCCTTTTCTTGGAGATTGCTCAGGTGATCCGAAAGCTAGATGTCACCATCTTGAAAGGGATCTTGGAAAATCGTTCTAGCGACAGCTGGGCTTGTTTCATTGTTGAG GTTCCTAGAGGCTTTCACAGAATGGATGTTCTATGTCCATTACTGCATCTTCTGCAGCTGAGGAGAAACCCTATCTCATACAAAAGCTGA
- the LOC106771934 gene encoding ultraviolet-B receptor UVR8 isoform X3, which produces MGENEAAEEAKVVVEEEECAEKMVYMWGYLPGSSLEKSPILSPVPVPLTDPSLAGDSWKDVCGGGCGFAIAISEKGKLMTWGSSDDESQSYLTSGKHGEIPGPFQLPTEASVVKAAAGWAHCATVTDIGEVYAWGWKECVPSGKVITDFITMGSLQKDTTGKQSSLIAEQGSPQSSNTSSGSDSHHDKKSGDEVVKRRKISFTRQDSESQASGDEFFTVSPSLVTLGNEVKITSVAVGGRHTLALSDVGQVWGWGYGGEGQLGLGSRVKMVSSPHLVPCIESASGKDKSSTFHQASGAGAQGSNILGSFVMEIACGGRHSVVITNTGALLTFGWGLYGQTSPRQLDASRFENRNSRIVSCGARHSAVLTADGHLFTWGWNKYGQLGLGDSADRNIPGQVSIAGCRPRNVACGWWHTLLLVDKTD; this is translated from the exons ATGGGCGAAAACGAAGCTGCGGAGGAAGCGAAGGTGGTGGTTGAGGAGGAAGAGTGCGCTGAGAAAATGGTGTACATGTGGGGATACCTTCCTGGATCCTCGCTGGAAAAATCTCCGATACTGTCTCCGGTGCCGGTTCCTCTCACCGATCCTTCACTTGCAGGAGATTCGTGGAAGGACGTTTGCGGTGGTGGTTGCGGATTCGCCATAGCCATTTCAG AGAAAGGGAAGCTCATGACGTGGGGTTCTTCGGATGATGAAAGCCAGAGCTACTTGACTTCGGGGAAGCATGGG GAGATTCCAGGGCCTTTTCAGCTTCCGACAGAGGCTTCAGTGGTGAAGGCTGCTGCCGGTTGGGCTCATTGTGCTACAGTCACTG ACATAGGTGAAGTGTACGCCTGGGGCTGGAAAGAATGTGTGCCTTCTGGGAAAGTCATTACTGATTTCATCACTATGGGAAGCCTTCAAAAAGATACCACTGGGAAACAAAGTTCATTAATAGCCGAGCAAG GAAGCCCTCAAAGCTCCAATACAAGCAGTGGATCAGATTCTCATCATGACAAGAAATCAGGAGATGAAGTTGTAAAGAGAAGGAAGATCTCCTTCACTAGACAGGACTCTGAGAGTCAAGCATCTGGCGATGAATTCTTTACTGTCTCTCCTTCTCTTGTGACCCTTGGCAATGAAGTGAAAATTACTTCTGTAGCAGTTGGTGGGAGGCATACCTTGGCACTGTCAG ATGTGGGACAGGTCTGGGGTTGGGGCTATGGAGGTGAAGGGCAGCTAGGATTGGGTTCTCGAGTAAAGATGGTGTCATCCCCTCATCTTGTACCTTGTATTGAATCTGCATCTGGGAAGGATAAATCATCGACTTTTCATCAAGCAAGTGGTGCTGGAGCTCAAGGGTCAAATATTCTTGGAAGCTTTGTGATGGAGATTGCTTGTGGAGGCCGGCATAGTGTTGTGATAACGA ATACTGGAGCCCTTCTTACTTTTGGCTGGGGTCTGTATGGTCAG ACTTCACCTAGACAGTTGGATGCATCCCGTTTTGAGAATAGGAATTCTAGGATTGTTTCTTGTGGGGCTCGTCACAGTGCTGTGCTGACAG CTGATGGTCACCTATTCACTTGGGGATGGAACAAATATGGTCAG CTTGGTTTGGGAGATTCTGCTGACCGAAACATTCCTGGTCAAGTTTCTATTGCTGGTTGCCGACCAAGAAATGTTGCCTGTGGCTGGTGGCATACGCTGCTGCTGGTCGATAAAACCGATTAA
- the LOC106772212 gene encoding transcription factor bHLH155 isoform X2 has protein sequence MEATSITSLLKGFCDHTRWKYAVFWKLNHHFPMVVGKVALARDHCWVSCEDILTPKFDTDLITECPDEWLLQIACGIKTIVLVPVLPLGVLQFGSFEEVAEDLEFVTTVKGKLQSIDCMEANITPLNMGTDYQDWSDLMHNLMNSLDESSSVTKTIWKSEVSTSTASNSANGSTRLNPTMLSFIQDDCSVSRQNLLKSLKRENGNEIGSSSFDMSTVPRHISKMETKPNHMEAEMWSWSVFEEMSNGLDSLSVKNMTEKQFGGTESGYYDAKNINDFTFPSESELHKALGSVAYSVGEAYHTSCLITNKKESDHIKGFEFPEDLDPEYLLDAVVGNLCSAADDTSSISNSIRSFTTLPTEISGSIPKNYSEESYTLIVDNSDVKNDLVPAVSFKRKYEFSNHFTSSFDGNGSLLIDEVPQEKEDVHMLPINGPKLSSTNKKRTRVVNNQKARPRDRQLIMDRMKELRELVPDGGRCSIDNLLERTIKHMLYLRKITSQAEKLKRFANRTVGESKRQKMNGSHPGRSCAFDFESELAWPIVIEDLECTGHMLIEMICNEHGLFLEIAQVIRKLDVTILKGILENRSSDSWACFIVEVPRGFHRMDVLCPLLHLLQLRRNPISYKS, from the exons ATGGAAGCCACTTCCATAACGTCGTTGTTGAAGGGCTTTTGTGATCACACACGATGGAAATATGCTGTTTTTTGGAAGCTTAACCACCATTTTCCTAT GGTTGTTGGTAAAGTAGCTCTTGCCAGGGATCATTGTTGGGTTTCCTGTGAGGATATTCTTACCCCTAAATTTGACACTGATTTAATCACAGAG TGTCCTGATGAGTGGCTTCTTCAAATTGCATGTGGCATCAAG ACTATTGTGCTTGTACCGGTTCTTCCACTAGGGGTTTTGCAGTTTGGTTCATTTGAAGAG GTTGCTGAAGACCTGGAATTCGTTACCACTGTGAAGGGTAAGCTCCAATCCATTGATTGCATGGAAGCAAATATTACCCCTTTGAACATGGGAACTGATTATCAAGATTGGTCGGACCTAATGCATAATTTGATGAATAGCTTGGACGAATCATCTTCTGTTACTAAAACTATATGGAAAAGTGAAGTTTCAACCAGTACTGCTTCTAACAGTGCAAATGGTTCAACAAGGCTGAACCCAACAATGCTATCATTTATTCAAGATGACTGTTCTGTGTCAAGACAAAATCTACTAAAATCtctgaaaagagaaaatggCAATGAGATAGGTTCCTCTTCATTTGATATGTCAACTGTTCCTAGACATATTAGTAAGATGGAGACAAAACCAAATCACATGGAAGCAGAGATGTGGTCCTGGTCGGTTTTTGAAGAGATGTCAAACGGATTAGACTCTTTGTCTGTTAAAAATATGACAGAGAAACAGTTTGGTGGCACTGAAAGTGGTTATTATGATGCTAAGAATATCAATGACTTCACTTTTCCCTCAGAGTCAGAATTGCACAAAGCACTTGGATCAGTTGCATACTCTGTTGGTGAAGCATACCATACCTCATGTCTGATAACCAATAAAAAAGAGAGTGATCATATTAAAGGTTTTGAGTTTCCCGAAGATCTTGATCCTGAATATCTTTTAGATGCTGTTGTTGGCAATTTATGTAGTGCTGCAGATGATACTTCTAGTATTTCAAACAGTATCAGATCTTTTACAACTTTGCCAACAGAGATTAGCGGTTCCATTCCAAAAAATTATTCAGAAGAAAGCTACACTTTGATTGTGGATAATTCAGATGTGAAGAATGATCTTGTGCCTGCAGTTTCCTTcaagagaaaatatgaattttcCAACCATTTTACATCATCTTTTGATGGAAATGGAAGCTTATTGATTGACGAGGTGCCACAGGAAAAGGAAGATGTTCATATGCTTCCAATCAATGGACCAAAGCTCTCTAGCAcaaacaagaaaagaacaagagtTGTTAACAACCAAAAGGCAAGGCCAAGAGATAGACAGCTTATCATGGACAGAATGAAGGAGTTGAGAGAACTCGTCCCAGATGGTGGAAGG TGTAGCATTGACAACCTCTTGGAACGGACCATAAAGCACATGCTCTACTTGAGAAAGATAACAAGTCAGGCCGAGAAACTGAAACGATTTGCCAATAGGACG GTTGGTGAGAGCAAAAGACAGAAAATGAACGGTAGCCACCCAGGAAGGAGCTGTGCATTTGACTTTGAAAGTGAACTAGCATGGCCTATAGTCATAGAAGATCTGGAATGCACAGGGCATATGCTCATTGAG ATGATATGCAATGAGCATGGCCTTTTCTTGGAGATTGCTCAGGTGATCCGAAAGCTAGATGTCACCATCTTGAAAGGGATCTTGGAAAATCGTTCTAGCGACAGCTGGGCTTGTTTCATTGTTGAG GTTCCTAGAGGCTTTCACAGAATGGATGTTCTATGTCCATTACTGCATCTTCTGCAGCTGAGGAGAAACCCTATCTCATACAAAAGCTGA
- the LOC106771934 gene encoding ultraviolet-B receptor UVR8 isoform X1, protein MGENEAAEEAKVVVEEEECAEKMVYMWGYLPGSSLEKSPILSPVPVPLTDPSLAGDSWKDVCGGGCGFAIAISEKGKLMTWGSSDDESQSYLTSGKHGEIPGPFQLPTEASVVKAAAGWAHCATVTDIGEVYAWGWKECVPSGKVITDFITMGSLQKDTTGKQSSLIAEQGSPQSSNTSSGSDSHHDKKSGDEVVKRRKISFTRQDSESQASGDEFFTVSPSLVTLGNEVKITSVAVGGRHTLALSDVGQVWGWGYGGEGQLGLGSRVKMVSSPHLVPCIESASGKDKSSTFHQASGAGAQGSNILGSFVMEIACGGRHSVVITNTGALLTFGWGLYGQCGQGNNADQLRPTLVPSFLGTRVKKIAAGLWHTLCVTITGQIYAFGGNQFGQLGTGSDQPETSPRQLDASRFENRNSRIVSCGARHSAVLTADGHLFTWGWNKYGQLGLGDSADRNIPGQVSIAGCRPRNVACGWWHTLLLVDKTD, encoded by the exons ATGGGCGAAAACGAAGCTGCGGAGGAAGCGAAGGTGGTGGTTGAGGAGGAAGAGTGCGCTGAGAAAATGGTGTACATGTGGGGATACCTTCCTGGATCCTCGCTGGAAAAATCTCCGATACTGTCTCCGGTGCCGGTTCCTCTCACCGATCCTTCACTTGCAGGAGATTCGTGGAAGGACGTTTGCGGTGGTGGTTGCGGATTCGCCATAGCCATTTCAG AGAAAGGGAAGCTCATGACGTGGGGTTCTTCGGATGATGAAAGCCAGAGCTACTTGACTTCGGGGAAGCATGGG GAGATTCCAGGGCCTTTTCAGCTTCCGACAGAGGCTTCAGTGGTGAAGGCTGCTGCCGGTTGGGCTCATTGTGCTACAGTCACTG ACATAGGTGAAGTGTACGCCTGGGGCTGGAAAGAATGTGTGCCTTCTGGGAAAGTCATTACTGATTTCATCACTATGGGAAGCCTTCAAAAAGATACCACTGGGAAACAAAGTTCATTAATAGCCGAGCAAG GAAGCCCTCAAAGCTCCAATACAAGCAGTGGATCAGATTCTCATCATGACAAGAAATCAGGAGATGAAGTTGTAAAGAGAAGGAAGATCTCCTTCACTAGACAGGACTCTGAGAGTCAAGCATCTGGCGATGAATTCTTTACTGTCTCTCCTTCTCTTGTGACCCTTGGCAATGAAGTGAAAATTACTTCTGTAGCAGTTGGTGGGAGGCATACCTTGGCACTGTCAG ATGTGGGACAGGTCTGGGGTTGGGGCTATGGAGGTGAAGGGCAGCTAGGATTGGGTTCTCGAGTAAAGATGGTGTCATCCCCTCATCTTGTACCTTGTATTGAATCTGCATCTGGGAAGGATAAATCATCGACTTTTCATCAAGCAAGTGGTGCTGGAGCTCAAGGGTCAAATATTCTTGGAAGCTTTGTGATGGAGATTGCTTGTGGAGGCCGGCATAGTGTTGTGATAACGA ATACTGGAGCCCTTCTTACTTTTGGCTGGGGTCTGTATGGTCAG TGTGGACAAGGGAATAATGCTGATCAGCTTAGACCAACTTTAGTTCCTTCATTTTTGGGAACCAGAGTCAAAAAAATTGCTGCTGGGCTTTGGCATACATTGTGTGTTACTATAACTGGTCAAATTTATGCATTTGGTGGGAATCAGTTTGGACAGTTGGGTACCGGTAGTGACCAGCCTGAG ACTTCACCTAGACAGTTGGATGCATCCCGTTTTGAGAATAGGAATTCTAGGATTGTTTCTTGTGGGGCTCGTCACAGTGCTGTGCTGACAG CTGATGGTCACCTATTCACTTGGGGATGGAACAAATATGGTCAG CTTGGTTTGGGAGATTCTGCTGACCGAAACATTCCTGGTCAAGTTTCTATTGCTGGTTGCCGACCAAGAAATGTTGCCTGTGGCTGGTGGCATACGCTGCTGCTGGTCGATAAAACCGATTAA
- the LOC106771934 gene encoding ultraviolet-B receptor UVR8 isoform X2, which translates to MGENEAAEEAKVVVEEEECAEKMVYMWGYLPGSSLEKSPILSPVPVPLTDPSLAGDSWKDVCGGGCGFAIAISEKGKLMTWGSSDDESQSYLTSGKHGEIPGPFQLPTEASVVKAAAGWAHCATVTDIGEVYAWGWKECVPSGKVITDFITMGSLQKDTTGKQSSLIAEQGSPQSSNTSSGSDSHHDKKSGDEVVKRRKISFTRQDSESQASGDEFFTVSPSLVTLGNEVKITSVAVGGRHTLALSDVGQVWGWGYGGEGQLGLGSRVKMVSSPHLVPCIESASGKDKSSTFHQASGAGAQGSNILGSFVMEIACGGRHSVVITNTGALLTFGWGLYGQCGQGNNADQLRPTLVPSFLGTRVKKIAAGLWHTLCVTITGQIYAFGGNQFGQLGTGSDQPEIFIRFDTKVNRSGDLMQVGLGIWLKIGAT; encoded by the exons ATGGGCGAAAACGAAGCTGCGGAGGAAGCGAAGGTGGTGGTTGAGGAGGAAGAGTGCGCTGAGAAAATGGTGTACATGTGGGGATACCTTCCTGGATCCTCGCTGGAAAAATCTCCGATACTGTCTCCGGTGCCGGTTCCTCTCACCGATCCTTCACTTGCAGGAGATTCGTGGAAGGACGTTTGCGGTGGTGGTTGCGGATTCGCCATAGCCATTTCAG AGAAAGGGAAGCTCATGACGTGGGGTTCTTCGGATGATGAAAGCCAGAGCTACTTGACTTCGGGGAAGCATGGG GAGATTCCAGGGCCTTTTCAGCTTCCGACAGAGGCTTCAGTGGTGAAGGCTGCTGCCGGTTGGGCTCATTGTGCTACAGTCACTG ACATAGGTGAAGTGTACGCCTGGGGCTGGAAAGAATGTGTGCCTTCTGGGAAAGTCATTACTGATTTCATCACTATGGGAAGCCTTCAAAAAGATACCACTGGGAAACAAAGTTCATTAATAGCCGAGCAAG GAAGCCCTCAAAGCTCCAATACAAGCAGTGGATCAGATTCTCATCATGACAAGAAATCAGGAGATGAAGTTGTAAAGAGAAGGAAGATCTCCTTCACTAGACAGGACTCTGAGAGTCAAGCATCTGGCGATGAATTCTTTACTGTCTCTCCTTCTCTTGTGACCCTTGGCAATGAAGTGAAAATTACTTCTGTAGCAGTTGGTGGGAGGCATACCTTGGCACTGTCAG ATGTGGGACAGGTCTGGGGTTGGGGCTATGGAGGTGAAGGGCAGCTAGGATTGGGTTCTCGAGTAAAGATGGTGTCATCCCCTCATCTTGTACCTTGTATTGAATCTGCATCTGGGAAGGATAAATCATCGACTTTTCATCAAGCAAGTGGTGCTGGAGCTCAAGGGTCAAATATTCTTGGAAGCTTTGTGATGGAGATTGCTTGTGGAGGCCGGCATAGTGTTGTGATAACGA ATACTGGAGCCCTTCTTACTTTTGGCTGGGGTCTGTATGGTCAG TGTGGACAAGGGAATAATGCTGATCAGCTTAGACCAACTTTAGTTCCTTCATTTTTGGGAACCAGAGTCAAAAAAATTGCTGCTGGGCTTTGGCATACATTGTGTGTTACTATAACTGGTCAAATTTATGCATTTGGTGGGAATCAGTTTGGACAGTTGGGTACCGGTAGTGACCAGCCTGAG ATTTTCATTAGGTTTGACACCAAAGTAAACAGATCGGGAGATCTAATGCAAGTGGGATTGGGAATTTGGTTGAAAATTGGAGCAACGTAA